In Brettanomyces nanus chromosome 3, complete sequence, a single genomic region encodes these proteins:
- a CDS encoding uncharacterized protein (BUSCO:EOG09340BPN): MVVREIINVSDSSEPEEEETMQVPDSSPMKTPDQKTGGLDPLDPLDSDLSSPIKPVTRLSSLKERFGYNSQMNRGGLSLSMSKDYSILRAKFPGIPSSTVSKMLKQRGSCEEAERALRSMNKIDFKPTLKLKRPSSVFGNMSSPSDKIRLSSLKFDSPLKDHDVVSSKVTLKNNRSIAERYGTTTKRKYGHFQFDLDALDEGKMKKKTKHRRLIRGSEMIQRVEDGEESSVSERLRRGEKKEYIELSSGNEEEAEAEEETNLMEDDFDDFDQDVESESEEDTSLNFDERVMKFLNTADIRDIVDISGVPTAIAQTLIEGRPYESYEQVENKEFIEVKSEGGGKSNRRNGYRRRPIGEKIIATTMRKLKGYEMVESLVDQCKRYGDDIKRAIIKWGVKVNNETGELEILSVNADDGEEENEEDLGDLEIVSSRLKADEKKKDDDENDESLSDNPDDEDYGSSKRKLVSRGQLNPNRSSRFGKIGYFKNKPKLMADDCKLKDYQQVGINWLTLLYKKGLSCILADEMGLGKTIQVIAFLAHLKECGSPSPHLIVVPASTLENWLREFEKFAPSLDVRPYYGSQVAREDLRMQLEDDDGYDVLVTTYSMATGGKLDQAFLRSRKFNVIVYDEGHMLKNSASNRYQKLMRLRGQFRLLLTGTPLQNNLRELISLLSFILPQVFTEKKAELEDLFDQKTSTNASKKVSIEDEKVNPLLSQQAIKRARTMMTPFVLRRKKSQVMKYLPAKHNHILYCDMTTAQRDIYDISISEVRSRIKEQRRRKGMTVEEIAKLPKLEGSNNYIMSLRKACMHPMIFRYLYTDDVLRVMARKIKKSPQYHDAYEQYIYEDMTVMSDFEINQLCHNFPRQLGEYILPIEFYMHSGKVKTLMDLVQKIVSRKEKVLVFSMFTQLLDVLEKVMSFKNFKFVRLDGSTAVDERQNIIDTFYEDETIPVFLLSTKAGGFGINLVAATNVIIYDMSFNPHDDKQAEDRAHRVGQTKEVNVYRLVCKDSIEQNILQVAYNKLELDTSMMSNGKVVEDMVIKKLDEAIPNSPDATSIQRDTTALPQKTHGLLAQTVADDDDLIKVAEKRVHDPAYSMNFPLTMPPSPVHIPVTVPDNPETPIEMHNI; this comes from the coding sequence ATGGTTGTTCGTGAAATCATCAACGTATCTGATTCGAGTGAAcctgaagaagaagaaacaatgCAAGTTCCTGACTCTTCTCCAATGAAAACTCCAGATCAAAAAACCGGTGGGTTGGACCCGCTGGACCCGTTGGACTCGGACCTTTCATCTCCAATAAAACCTGTCACTAGACTTTCCAGtctcaaagaaagatttggataCAATAGTCAGATGAATCGAGGAGGATTATCACTTTCCATGTCGAAAGATTACTCTATATTAAGGGCGAAATTCCCTGGAATACCATCGTCTACTGTCAGcaagatgttgaagcagaGGGGCTCCTGTGAAGAGGCTGAAAGAGCACTCAGATCTATGAATAAAATTGATTTCAAGCCAACTTTGAAACTGAAGCGTCCCAGTTCTGTATTTGGTAACATGTCGTCACCTTCGGATAAAATACGCCTATCATCGTTAAAGTTCGACTCTCCGTTGAAGGATCATGATGTTGTATCATCCAAGGTGACTCTAAAGAATAACAGATCCATTGCAGAAAGATATGgaaccaccaccaagaGGAAGTACGGTCATTTTCagtttgatttggatgcTTTGGACGAgggaaagatgaagaaaaagactAAGCATAGACGGTTAATTCGTGGATCAGAGATGATTCAGCGGGTTGAAGATGGCGAGGAGAGTAGTGTTTCCGAAAGACTACGtagaggagaaaagaaggagtatATTGAGTTAAGCAGTGgcaatgaagaagaagcagaagcagaagaggagaCAAATTTGATGGAGGATGACtttgatgactttgatCAGGACGTTGAGTCCGAATCTGAAGAGGATACGTCGTTGAACTTCGATGAAAGAGTGATGAAGTTTCTCAATACGGCAGATATTAGAGACATTGTGGACATTTCTGGTGTTCCAACGGCCATTGCACAGACTTTAATTGAAGGAAGGCCCTATGAGAGTTATGAACAGGTTGAAAACAAGGAGTTTATTGAAGTCAAGAGTGAAGGTGGTGGTAAAAGCAATAGACGAAATGGTTATAGGAGAAGACCTATAGGAGAGAAGATTATCGCTACCACGATGAGGAAATTGAAAGGCTATGAGATGGTTGAATCTTTAGTTGATCAATGTAAAAGATATGGAGATGATATCAAGAGAGCTATTATAAAGTGGGGTGTTAAGGTGAATAATGAGACGGGAGAGTTGGAGATATTGAGTGTGAATGCAGATGACGGTGAGGaggagaatgaagaagatcttggCGACCTCGAAATTGTTTCTTCACGGTTGAAGGctgatgagaagaagaaggatgatgatgagaatgatgagTCTCTTAGTGATAATCCGgacgatgaagattatGGAAGCTCCAAACGTAAATTGGTTTCAAGAGGTCAACTCAATCCAAATCGTTCTTCACGGTTTGGAAAAATTGGGTACTTTAAGAATAAGCCAAAATTGATGGCCGATGACTGTAAACTCAAGGATTATCAGCAGGTTGGAATCAATTGGCTTACATTACTCTACAAGAAAGGTTTGTCATGTATCTTGGCAGACGAAATGGGATTAGGTAAGACCATTCAAGTGATTGCGTTTTTGGCACATTTGAAAGAGTGTGGATCACCTTCACCACACCTTATTGTGGTTCCTGCATCCACTTTAGAGAATTGGTTGagagaatttgaaaagtttgCACCCTCACTAGACGTGAGGCCTTATTATGGTTCGCAAGTGGCCAGAGAAGACCTACGGATGCAGTtagaagacgatgatggCTATGACGTTCTTGTTACAACGTATTCTATGGCCACCGGTGGCAAGCTCGATCAAGCATTCCTTCGCTCACGTAAATTCAACGTCATTGTGTATGATGAAGGTCATATGTTAAAAAATTCCGCCTCCAATCGATACCAGAAGTTGATGCGATTGCGAGGTCAGTTCAGACTTTTGTTGACAGGAACTCCTTTGCAGAACAATTTGAGGGAACTTATATCTTTGCTTTCCTTCATCTTACCCCAGGTGTTCACGGAGAAAAAGGCCGAATTGGAGGATCTTTTCGACCAGAAAACATCTACCAACGCATCCAAGAAAGTTAGTatagaagatgagaaggtGAACCCTCTCCTCTCTCAGCAGGCCATAAAAAGAGCACGGACTATGATGACTCCGTTtgtattgagaagaaagaaaagtcaGGTGATGAAGTATCTACCTGCCAAGCATAACCATATTCTCTACTGCGATATGACAACTGCCCAGAGAGATATATACGATATCTCCATTTCTGAGGTTCGAAGCAGGATTAAGGAGCAACGGAGACGGAAGGGTATGACGGTAGAAGAAATTGCCAAGCTACCAAAGTTGGAAGGTAGCAATAATTACATCATGTCACTCCGTAAGGCGTGCATGCATCCAATGATTTTCAGGTATCTCTATACGGATGATGTCCTTCGTGTTATGGCCAGgaaaatcaagaaaagtCCTCAGTATCACGATGCTTATGAACAGTATATCTATGAGGATATGACCGTTATGTCGGACTTTGAGATAAATCAGTTATGTCATAACTTTCCTAGACAGTTGGGAGAATATATTCTTCCAATAGAGTTCTACATGCACAGCGGTAAGGTGAAGACGCTGATGGACCTTGTACAGAAGATTGTGagtagaaaagagaaagttcTTGTCTTTTCGATGTTCACGCAACTATTGGACGTTCtggagaaggtgatgagTTTCAAAAACTTTAAGTTTGTAAGGTTGGATGGTTCCACGGCCGTTGATGAAAGGCAGAATATTATTGATACGTTTTATGAGGATGAAACGATTCCTGTATTCTTACTCAGCACCAAAGCTGGAGGTTTTGGTATCAATTTAGTGGCAGCTACGAACGTTATTATCTATGATATGTCTTTCAATCCTCACGATGATAAGCAAGCGGAAGACAGAGCTCATAGAGTGGGTCAAACTAAAGAAGTGAATGTTTATCGATTGGTTTGTAAGGATAGCATTGAGCAAAACATCCTTCAGGTGGCATATAATAAGTTGGAATTAGATACATCGATGATGAGTAACGGAAAGGTTGTTGAGGATATGGTTATTaagaaattggatgagGCGATTCCTAACTCACCTGACGCCACGTCCATTCAGCGGGACACTACAGCCCTGCCTCAAAAGACTCATGGACTTCTTGCGCAGACAGTAgctgacgatgacgatttGATCAAGGTGGCGGAAAAACGAGTCCACGACCCTGCTTATAGCATGAATTTCCCTCTGACGATGCCTCCCTCACCTGTTCACATTCCTGTCACTGTTCCCGATAATCCAGAGACCCCCATTGAGATGCATAATATATAA
- the RPB5 gene encoding DNA-directed RNA polymerases II 24 kDa polypeptide (RNA polymerase II subunit 5) (BUSCO:EOG09343L0A) has translation MRGYTKMEDVDRATSRLWRAYKTVKEMVSDRGYYIPQEEIEIPLDQFREKFCDSMGMPQRKLMSFQATPRQEALEKYGDLGPLWVEFCDEPSVGIQTMKNFCAHIADKNFSTGVFIYQQNLTPSATKAIAVAEPATIEIFQESDIIVNITHHELVPKHIRLSNEEKKDLLKRYKLKESQLPRIQSQDPVAMYLGLKRGQVVKIVRRSETAGRYASYRICL, from the exons ATGCG AGGGTATACAAAGATGGAAGACGTTGATAGAGCAACATCAAGACTATGGAGAGCATATAAAACGGTTAAAGAGATGGTGAGTGACCGAGGATATTATATTCCacaagaagagatcgaaATACCTCTCGATCAATTCAGAGAGAAGTTCTGCGATTCGATGGGGATGCCACAACGGAAGTTGATGTCATTTCAAGCCACGCCTAGACAAGAAGCACTAGAGAAATATGGCGATTTGGGACCACTTTGGGTTGAATTCTGTGACGAGCCTTCAGTTGGTATTCAAACTATGAAGAACTTTTGCGCTCATATAGCTGATAAGAACTTCTCTACTGGAGTCTTCATCTACCAGCAGAATCTAACACCTTCCGCAACCAAAGCAATTGCCGTTGCAGAGCCGGCGACAATTGAAATCTTCCAGGAATCGGACATCATAGTGAACATTACGCATCACGAGTTAGTTCCAAAGCACATTAGATTGAGTaatgaggagaaaaaggacCTATTAAAGAGATATAAATTAAAGGAGTCACAGCTTCCACGAATCCAGAGCCAGGACCCGGTGGCAATGTACCTTGGATTAAAGAGGGGCCAGGTGGTGAAGATTGTGAGACGAAGTGAGACTGCCGGTAGATATGCATCATATAGGATATGCTTGTAG